Genomic DNA from Cucurbita pepo subsp. pepo cultivar mu-cu-16 chromosome LG13, ASM280686v2, whole genome shotgun sequence:
tatatatatatatatataaagagataaattttaagagttttaagatttaatttatttaatttattaagagataaattttaagagaaaaaaaaaaNATAAGAATATATTTCcgaaaatttgtttctttaatacatttatttcattttttacttttatcaaatattatttaataattgatgattaatttatatatatatatatatatatatatatatatatttatatatatatataatataaacaaataaaaaaataaaaaaaataaatatatatgtcaCTAACCTCTTAGAGATTTTGGTATNGGATATTTTTGTTACCAGTCATTCTTTGTAAACGCATAGGTAAAGTTAAATACTAAACGTGACCATACTAATTTTTAGaacaataaatcaaaatttattttttctattagataaacacgactctccacaatggtgtgatattatccactttgagtagAAGCTCTTGTAACTTAGCTTTAGGTATCCTCAaaatgatcattctctaaattcgtcgacgtgggacttcatccaacacctcccctcaaacaaagtatgtctctccttaattgaggttcaattccttttcttttgaagtcttagtcatttttttactatgtcTTCAAAGAgtctcgactcctttttcttttggaattatTTATTCGACATTTAAGAATTCGATTGAAATAACTAAATTTAGGGCAAAAGACTAAAGACTGGCATATAAATCATCCAAAGAATGAcgtcaataaaattatattttattttaattccaaaCACGGGGGTTAACAAGTCTCAATGTTTGGGCCGTGGCCCGTAACCAGTACGAAAGAAGACAATGGGCCGGAAAGCCCATAAGTTGTCTATTCATTGGATGGGTTATAAGTCAAAGTTTCTGAGTTTTAGGGCTTTACGCTGTGAAGGAAGATTGTGAAAGGGTTTCTCTCTTAGCTGCCGCTTCTTcctgccgccgccgccgatcACTCCGTCGAAATGGTACGTCGTTTATCCTTTACCCGTACATTGAACACCCAACTTTATTCTTTTGTTCAACCAGAAACCAATGGAAAATGTTAGTGAGATTTGAAGGAAATGTAATTAGTTGTTAATCTCGTTGATGGCTCGTTCATTCGCACCATTCATCAATGCGTTTGGTTGGTTTTCGATTGGGATTGGGTTTGGGACTTTGGATGTAATTAGTGTTACCGGCCTGAACTCTGAATTCTgaagtgtttttattttattgttcatgATTTTAATCGACTCTCAACGGGGAGTAAATCTGTTTAAACAATCCGAACGTTGTCTTTTTAGATCATTTCAGAGAAGAACCGCCGAGAGATCTCGAAGTACCTATTTCAAGGTAGTGAATTTTACTTTCCTGTGCGTTTGTTGTGGTTAgggttttttttccttctttttctcttcgtctgtttgtttattttttgtttgttgctGTTTTATATTAGAGGGAGTTTGCTATGCGAAGAAGGACTACAATCTAGCCAAGCACCCAGAAATCGATGTGCCAAATTTGCAAGTGATAAAGCTGATGCAGAGCTTCAAGTCTAAGGAGTATGTTCGCGAGACATTTGCCTGGATGCATTACTACTGGTACCTCACGAACGATGGCATTGAGTTTCTGAGGACTTACCTGAATCTCCCTTCAGAAATTGTCCCGGCTACCTTGAAGAAGCAAGCCAAGCCAGCTGGTCGACCCTTTGGTGGCCCATCTGGAGACCGCCCACGGTAAATCTTCTGCTGCTTTGCATATGATGGATGATTTCCATACTTATGCTTATTGGTTTTTCCTGAACTTTGTGCTGGTTTTAGCTTGTTGATTTACTCTGTATCATTACTTTATGTTGGATAATTTTAGTTCTAAATGGTCTACTACTGCTTTGACTAGATTGGATTTGGAAATTTATCCGTTTACCTTGGTATTACGGGTCTACTGATTCTGCACTTTGCTGGTCTCTGAATCATTTTgtagtttgattttgattatcCTTTTATCCTCTTACTTTTGAATAGTGGCCCATCAAGATTTGATGGGGAAAGAAGATTTGGTGACCGAGATGGCTACCGTGGAGGTCCTCGCGGATCTGGTGGTGATTTTGGTGATAAGGGCGGAGCCCCTGCTGATTACAGACCTTCTTTTGGAGTAAGCTATTTTACCACTCCTAGGATTAGCCAACTCTTGATATTCCTATTTAAGTTAGATTTGTTTGCTATGCCAACTAAGAGATTGTTTGATCTTGATATTTCGAATCTTAGTTACAGTTCACTCTCCCAGTTGGGGGTATCAAAGTCAATAACTTTCTAATTGCTGTTTATTGGTTCTTTAATATTGTAGGGTCCTGGAGGAAGGCCTGGCTTTGGCCGTGGAGCTGGTGGCTATGGTGGAGCACCTGCACCATCAAATCTTGAATGAGGGAACATCATAGGTGTATGGGAttgtttttgttagttttattttcgAAGCATGTTGAATCGAAGATGTTAAATTAAACTCATGAGATCATATCAGTTTTGTTTGCCTATAATCAATTGTCAGATCTTTGATTGCTGAAGTCTTTTTGATGCCCCCTCTCCTATTGCTGATTCCCAAAACTCTGTTCTCACCATCGTTTAGATTGTGAATTAATCAACTCATCCCAGAAGCATTCTAGTTCACTGCCTGCCtcatccattttcattttcaatttgttctGCCCCCTCTCCTATTCTAGTTCACTGCCTGCCTCATCCATAGTAATCAAATAGCATTGGCATACATGTGAGTATTACATGCGAGTATTATGTCTGTGGGAAGAGGATGATTAGCCCATGTGAAATCTCTTCAAATGAATTTGACATCTCCATGAACTGGAGGGGGGAAGAGCCCTGGAACAATGGTGTGTATGCACTTTTGTTACTTTTGCGGGCTTTGATGTTATGCTCCAAGGAATGCGACCATGAATCTGTATGTACTTTGTGTACTGTACGGTGCATGTGAGTATTACATGCGAGTATTATGTCTGTGGGAAGAGGATGATTAGCCCATGTGAAATCTCTTCAAATGAATTTGACATCTCCATGAACTGGAGGGGGGAAGAGCCCTGGAACAATGGTGTGTATGCACTTTTGTTACTTTTGCGGGCTTTGATGTTATGCTCCAAGGAATGCGACCATGAATCTGTATGTACTTTGTGTACTGTACGGTGCATGTGAGTATTACATGCGAGTATTATGTCTGTGGGAAGAGGATGATTAGCCCATGTGAAATCTCTTCAAATGAATTTGACATCTCCATGAACTGGAGGGGGGAAGAGCCCTGGAACAATGGTGTGTATGCACTTTTGTTACTTTTGCGGGCTTTGATGTTATGCTCCAAGGAATGCGACCATGAATCTGTATGTACTTTGTGTACTGTACGGTGCATTTGGAGCAGAAATgcatccttttctttcctagcTGTCCTTGATTGAAAtgcatctctttcttgttcaCGTGAATTGGTTCTGTTGAATGAGCCGATGCATGCACCTAGAAAAAAGAGGGTTGATCAAAGTTATGTTTGGCTGTCAAAGACTCGACCATGTAGGCAGGGAGTGGATGGCTTTAAACTCAACGCCAGACATCCCGTGAAACACAACCACCATATCTCTAATAAGGGGGCCAAGTGCTGCTTTCTCTGAGATTTTGTGGGAGTTTCCCCTTCCATACTTCACTTCCATTAACCATTCGGCTTGAATCTCAAGTTTTAGACCGAACTAATCTGTAGAGGTGTTTAACAAATCTCATTGTTTGTGTTTGGTTATTAACTTATCTGAGTTGGATAATGAGTTCTAATAAACAGATTGAGTTGAATCGATCCAACATGAATTGTTGTTACGAATATACATGTAtgatattcttttctttactattatttacattttttcaaatttacttCACTTTCATTGACGATGCCTGCTTGAATCTTGAAGTTTTGATCGAACCGTTGAATCGATTTAACTTAACAAGAcatgtttgagttaaaaaaCAAGACATGTTTGTCTAATTCATTAAGTTTgacaaaaaacaaagtttgaatatctaaatttgtatacctttaaattatacttaatttaaactaaactCTTATTAATATCAAATCCTaatcaatccaaccaaccaactttttattaattttagttgatctattttttcaattagaaTATGGGAGTGATGGCAAAATTATTGATGATCTAAATTTAATGCTTTCGAGACAAATCACAACATTTGTTACTAATTTAAAGACAACTATAGACCAAACTTTGGATGTATGCGGGTTGGTGGATTGATGACCCAAACAACCCGAATAAAGTTGATAATCCAATCCAAtacatattattatattaataattaaaagctcataaatttagtattaaaaattaacaaattacaACTTATCACTAACATCGATTATTCAGTTtcagttgagttgggttgaattacAACCTTATCTTTGAGTTGGTCGAATTAactcgacaaaaaaaaatgtcaactcacgaaccaattttttttttttttgttcagttTTCGAAAAATTCAATGtaaagcaaaaaaaatatatatatatataacccaACTCATTTTTTATGGTTTTGATTGGATAATCTAAATTGATCTGATTATTAAGTCATATGAACCCCCTACATATTATAGATGAAATAACAATTTTcttctaataaataatgtttactcgtcaattttaataattctttatacttacaatttcaaaattataataatttaacatcgacttttattattaaatatatataatctcgagttaatttaacatttttaagtAAGAAATGATATAGAATTATACAATTTGTTAAAGCCATTGAATTCAAAACGTAGAACAAGAAACAACCATTTTAAGGAtgttcgagaaaaaaaaaaaaaaaaagttggggAACTTAAAACGAACAAATTCTTTAAAGTAGGGCTGAGCTGACCCAACGAACCGCAACAATGTCAATGAACGTAACCGAttaaaagggggaaaaaatcGCATTAATGGCGGTTTTAATTAGATCTTATTGGAGTGGAGAAGGGCGTTTGTTTTGGCGGAGCGAAAAAAGTCGGCTTCGATTCACGGATTTTCAAACCATTTTCAGATCAATAaagcaaagaagaagcagaggcaagcaagcaagcaatCAATCGCCATTGCTCATCGCCCTTCACATTTTTCAGACCTTACTTTTTCAAAAAGCCCCAAATTCAGCTTTCCCCAACACCCTTTTCCCAGTTCTCCCATGACGCTTCTCCGAATATAGCATTTCTTTAGTAACTTGAAACCAACACTTCCCCTGGTTGCTTATTCCTTTGAAGGCGTTTCTGGGTTTCCTTCCATTTCCCAAAATGGCTACTAAAGAGTCCAGCTCTGCGGCTGCCACTGAGGGGAAGATTAAAGGGGTTCTTACCCATGGCGGCCGATATGTTCAGTATAATGTTTATGGTAACTTGTTTGAGGTTTCTGCTAAGTATGTTCCTCCTTTGCGACCCATTGGTAGAGGTGCTTATGGTCTTGTTTGGTAAGTTTTTGATCTCTGAACTGctgttcttctcttcttttagTTGTTTTCTAACAAGTTTTGTGGATGTTTTGGTGATTCTCCTGCTGATCTGCTTGGTAGATTCATTGTAGAGATTCAATGTAGCTTACTTGTTTAGTGAAATCTTATGTTCTGTTTGCAATTTGGTTTGGTAATGCTTGTTTGAATGAGTATGGTTGGCtagctctttttcttttgttagtTCAACACAACAATTGGGTGTGATCTTTTTGGACGGgagtattgtgagatctcacgacggttggagaggagaatgaaacattccttataagggtatggagacctctccctaacatacgtaacgggccaaagcggataatatctgttactagtgggcttgagttgttacaaatggtattagatgtgctagtgaggaggctgaaccccgaaggggggtgaacaCAGGGCGATGTGCAagtgaggacgttgagccaTGAAAGGGGTGGATCTGTTactagtgggcttgagttgttacaaatggtattagatgtgctagcgaggagtcTGAACCCTGAACGGGGGTGAACACAGGGCGATGTGCAagtgaggacgttgagccaTGAAAGGGGTGGATCTGTTactagtgggcttgagttgttacaaatggtattagatgtgctagcgaggagtcTGAACCCTGAACGGGGGTGAACACAGGGCGATGTGCAagtgaggacgttgagccaTGAAAGGGGTGGATCTGTTactagtgggcttgagttgttacaaatggtattagatgtgctagcgaggagtcTGAACCCTGAACGGGGGTAAACACAGGGCGATGTGCAagtgaggacgttgagccacaaaaggggtggatcgtgagatctcatatcgattggagaaagaaacgagtggcagcgaagacgttgggtcccgaaggggggtggattgtgagattccacatcagttggggaggagaacgaaacattNGTTAGTTCAACACAACAATTGGGTGTGATCTTTTTGGACGGgagtattgtgagatctcacgacggttggagaggagaatgaaacattccttataagggtatggagacctctccctaacatacgtaacgggccaaagcggataatatctgttactagtgggcttgagttgttacaaatggtattagatgtgctagtgaggaggctgaaccccgaaggggggtgaacaCAGGGCGATGTGCAagtgaggacgttgagccaTGAAAGGGGTGGATCTGTTactagtgggcttgagttgttacaaatggtattagatgtgctagcgaggagtcTGAACCCTGAACGGGGGTAAACACAGGGCGATGTGCAagtgaggacgttgagccacaaaaggggtggatcgtgagatctcatatcgattggagaaagaaacgagtggcagcgaagacgttgggtcccgaaggggggtggattgtgagattccacatcagttggggaggagaacgaaacattctttataagagtgtagaaacctctccctaacagacgcattttagaaaccttgaggggaagtccaagagggaaagcccaaagagcagtggacttgggccgttacaagtATGGTTTAAtcagttgagctatgttcGTGTTTACACATGGTTGGCTTAGCTTGAAAACTAGTGATCTAATCCAACGTAGTTAGATTGGGGATCCACtcaagaaaaccaaaagtaagGCTTACCTTTTCTATTGTCTTCTCTCAATCACAGCTTGTCTTACTACNtgaggaggctgaaccccgaaggggggtgaacaCAGGGCGATGTGCAagtgaggacgttgagccaTGAAAGGGGTGGATCTGTTactagtgggcttgagttgttacaaatggtattagatgtgctagcgaggagtcTGAACCCTGAACGGGGGTGAACACAGGGCGATGTGCAagtgaggacgttgagccataaaaggggtggatcgtgagatctcatatcgattggagaaagaaacgagtggcagcgaagacgttgggtcccgaaggggggtggattgtgagattccacatcagttggggaggagaacgaaacattctttataagagtgtagaaacctctccctaacagacgcattttagaaaccttgaggggaagtccaagagggaaagcccaaagagcagtggacttgggccgttacaagtATGGTTTAAtcagttgagctatgttcGTGTTTACACATGGTTGGCTTAGCTTGAAAACTAGTGATCTAATCCAACGTAGTTAGATTGGGGATCCACtcaagaaaaccaaaagtaagGCTTACCTTTTCTATTGTCTTCTCTCAATCACAGCTTGTCTTACTACTACTTCTAGATGTTTGCTGTCCTTGTCGATCCACTTTTCGTTTTAAAGTNGCTACTTCTAGATGTTTACTGTCCTTGTCGATCCACTTTTcgttttaaagtttagagTAATATCGCGACGATTACGATAACCGAACCGTGTGCTGGGTTCACATAATTTCTTTCTCTGTAGTGCTGCTGTAAATTCTGAGACACATGAAGAGGTTGCCATCAAGAAAATTGGAAATGCTTTTGATAACATAATCGATGCCAAGAGGACATTGAGAGAAATTAAGCTTCTTTGCCACATGGAACACGAAAATGTAtggtttgtttttatattcCCTGCTAGATGAGCTGAGAGCTCGTTTATCTGCTTCGTCCTCTGTAACTGCTCGACTTTTAACCCT
This window encodes:
- the LOC111808033 gene encoding 40S ribosomal protein S10-1-like; this translates as MIISEKNRREISKYLFQEGVCYAKKDYNLAKHPEIDVPNLQVIKLMQSFKSKEYVRETFAWMHYYWYLTNDGIEFLRTYLNLPSEIVPATLKKQAKPAGRPFGGPSGDRPRGPSRFDGERRFGDRDGYRGGPRGSGGDFGDKGGAPADYRPSFGGPGGRPGFGRGAGGYGGAPAPSNLE